From the genome of Candidatus Electrothrix communis, one region includes:
- the rsgA gene encoding ribosome small subunit-dependent GTPase A, whose product MKNFPNKLSEIGFDPSLLENVQPESLEHFEIARIAAVHKDSYMVTDGENNVTAELVGKIAFNASSPVDYPAVGDWILASLYDDNTLAIIHETLPRKSLLKRKTPGKKVDFQLIAANIDVAFIVQSLNENFNLRRLERYLVMVNEAGIQPIVLLSKSDLLDQTETATRIAEIQSIAPQVEALPFSSENRSGLDSIRAMMLPGQTYCLLGSSGVGKTTLLNTLIGKEKYTTKTVSSKESKGRHATTHRQLIRLDSGAMIVDTPGMRELGNFSAAKGVGETFSEIIALSEQCRFSDCSHVGEKGCAVMAAVEQGVLPSDRYENYLKMTRESAFHEMSYFEKRKKDKQFAKHCKSVMKQKNRK is encoded by the coding sequence AATTTCCCTAACAAACTATCAGAAATCGGCTTTGATCCATCCCTGCTGGAAAACGTTCAACCGGAAAGCCTAGAGCATTTCGAGATCGCACGGATCGCGGCTGTGCATAAAGACAGTTATATGGTCACCGACGGCGAAAACAATGTTACAGCGGAGCTGGTCGGCAAGATAGCCTTTAACGCTTCCTCGCCTGTGGATTATCCGGCAGTCGGCGATTGGATCCTTGCCAGCTTGTACGATGATAATACCCTGGCAATAATCCACGAGACCTTACCGCGCAAGTCCCTGCTCAAGCGAAAAACTCCAGGCAAGAAAGTCGATTTCCAGCTCATTGCCGCCAACATCGATGTTGCCTTTATCGTTCAATCCTTGAATGAAAATTTCAATCTCCGTCGCTTGGAACGCTATCTGGTCATGGTCAACGAGGCCGGTATCCAACCCATTGTCCTGCTCAGTAAGAGCGACCTGCTTGATCAAACGGAAACAGCAACCAGGATTGCTGAAATTCAAAGCATCGCACCCCAAGTAGAGGCCCTTCCTTTCAGCAGCGAAAACAGGTCCGGCTTGGACAGCATCAGGGCAATGATGCTGCCGGGCCAGACCTATTGCCTGCTGGGCTCATCCGGCGTTGGCAAAACAACCTTGCTCAACACTCTGATTGGTAAAGAAAAATATACAACCAAGACCGTCAGCAGCAAGGAGAGCAAAGGACGACATGCCACAACCCATAGGCAGTTAATTCGGCTGGATTCCGGAGCAATGATTGTCGACACGCCGGGAATGCGGGAGCTGGGCAATTTTTCCGCAGCAAAAGGAGTGGGGGAAACCTTTTCGGAAATAATCGCCTTATCCGAACAATGCCGTTTCAGCGATTGTTCCCATGTCGGGGAAAAGGGATGCGCGGTTATGGCCGCTGTGGAACAAGGGGTTTTGCCCTCGGATCGTTATGAAAATTATCTCAAAATGACCAGGGAATCCGCGTTTCATGAGATGTCGTATTTTGAGAAGAGGAAAAAAGACAAGCAGTTTGCCAAGCATTGCAAGTCGGTCATGAAACAGAAGAATCGTAAATAG
- a CDS encoding DUF6174 domain-containing protein, whose translation MKIIQLVVLAMVVSLFGCIHPVPPSTTGNPDQDALNKNHTLWKNAHLSNYTYTYKRMCFCPPEEDIAVTVQYGDITAAYYPGNNPVLPERVDDLLTVEELFQVIQKAITDEVARLDVTYNSKLGYPESVFIDVDERMADEEITHFVSKLH comes from the coding sequence ATGAAGATTATTCAACTCGTTGTACTGGCTATGGTTGTCTCGCTTTTTGGCTGCATCCATCCGGTGCCGCCCTCCACCACAGGCAACCCGGATCAGGATGCTCTCAACAAGAATCATACCCTGTGGAAGAACGCACATCTCTCGAATTACACCTATACCTATAAAAGGATGTGCTTTTGTCCGCCGGAGGAGGATATCGCGGTGACGGTACAATACGGCGATATCACAGCAGCCTATTACCCTGGTAACAACCCTGTTCTGCCGGAACGAGTTGACGATCTATTGACCGTTGAGGAACTGTTCCAGGTTATCCAAAAGGCCATCACCGATGAGGTTGCCCGGCTTGACGTGACCTATAACTCGAAGCTCGGCTACCCGGAGAGTGTATTCATTGATGTTGATGAGCGAATGGCAGATGAGGAAATAACGCATTTTGTCAGTAAGCTGCATTAA
- the pbpC gene encoding penicillin-binding protein 1C, which produces MKKTLLVLAALAILTGCTILLLFFFLPSPLPESFPPPCSTKVVDRNGKLLRLFTTKGGYWRLPAHLESKNGKTAVDPEFIRLLLACEDKRFWSHHGVDPLAMSRAFFQFITQGRVVSGASTITMQTVRLLRPHPRNLWGKLFEMLQALRLEQRLSKEEILTTYLTLTPYGGNIEGIEAACRFYFQKNAARITPSQAALLISLPQSPERRRPDRRHEQAVAARDQFLRRLHKEGLLTAEQVKLGVEQPVPRKRSPTPILAPHLSQRLASRYPDQEEIRTSLVRPLQAQLETIAQQAQNRLGADGRKTLAILVVNNQGRKVLAHVGSGNFWSNRIDLTRARRSPGSALKPFIYGMAFEQGFLHPETRILDRPTRFGNYGPGNFDGRYQGWVSVREALQRSLNLPAVQVLERTGPQRLLSRFAGLGLAVDPDRPPGLSLALGGTAASLVELTALYAALADRGQYRPLSFSPDAPVPSGQKMLSRAAAWYVDDILRTRPPRSGVVSKGIRGSRIRYKTGTSYGYRDAWALGYTPEGYTVGVWIGRPDWGYGKETTGANSAVPVLFRVFAALNTIQELQGNQGEDKRINNRIPAEVLLVRHNQLPQYLQWFSRTAGPGQRANKPRIYFPVDGSSMQLDQEPLLALKSHGGTPPFYWLVNGRPLGREHREAITSYTPQGPGLMQITLVDSRGKRDTVSVWLAEEESRL; this is translated from the coding sequence ATGAAAAAGACCCTCCTTGTCCTTGCCGCGCTGGCCATCCTAACAGGTTGCACTATCCTGCTCCTCTTCTTTTTTCTGCCCTCTCCCCTGCCAGAATCCTTCCCTCCCCCCTGTTCCACCAAAGTCGTGGACCGCAACGGCAAGCTGCTTCGCCTCTTTACCACCAAGGGCGGCTATTGGCGTCTGCCTGCTCATCTGGAAAGCAAGAACGGCAAAACAGCGGTCGACCCCGAGTTTATCCGCCTTCTGCTGGCCTGTGAGGACAAACGCTTCTGGTCCCATCACGGGGTAGACCCTCTGGCCATGAGCCGGGCCTTTTTCCAGTTCATCACTCAGGGCCGAGTGGTGTCCGGGGCCTCCACCATCACCATGCAGACCGTGCGCCTGCTCCGCCCCCATCCTCGCAACCTTTGGGGGAAGCTCTTTGAAATGCTCCAGGCCCTGCGCCTAGAGCAGCGACTGAGCAAAGAGGAAATCCTGACAACCTATCTGACCCTGACACCCTATGGCGGCAATATCGAAGGGATTGAGGCGGCCTGCCGTTTTTATTTTCAGAAAAACGCCGCCCGTATCACCCCGTCCCAGGCAGCCCTGCTGATCAGCCTGCCCCAGTCCCCGGAACGGCGGCGACCGGACCGCCGACATGAACAGGCCGTGGCAGCCAGAGATCAATTCCTTCGCCGCCTGCACAAAGAAGGGCTGCTAACAGCGGAGCAGGTGAAACTAGGCGTAGAACAACCGGTCCCGCGAAAACGAAGCCCGACCCCGATCTTGGCCCCGCATCTGAGCCAGCGCCTTGCTTCTCGTTACCCAGATCAAGAGGAAATCAGGACCTCCTTGGTCAGACCCCTTCAGGCCCAGCTAGAAACCATTGCTCAGCAGGCTCAGAATCGTCTTGGTGCAGACGGACGAAAGACCTTGGCCATTCTGGTGGTGAATAATCAAGGCCGCAAGGTGCTGGCCCATGTGGGTTCAGGAAATTTCTGGTCCAATCGGATTGACCTGACCAGAGCCCGCCGTTCTCCCGGCTCAGCCCTGAAACCCTTTATCTACGGGATGGCCTTTGAACAGGGTTTTCTCCATCCAGAAACCCGAATTCTGGATCGCCCAACCCGCTTTGGCAACTACGGACCTGGTAATTTTGACGGTCGCTATCAGGGATGGGTTTCTGTTCGCGAGGCCTTGCAACGCTCGCTGAACCTGCCTGCTGTGCAGGTGCTGGAGCGGACCGGCCCCCAACGCCTTTTGTCCCGCTTTGCCGGACTCGGCCTTGCTGTTGACCCGGACAGACCACCCGGCCTCTCTCTTGCCTTGGGAGGTACTGCCGCAAGCCTGGTGGAACTGACTGCCCTCTATGCAGCCTTAGCCGACCGAGGACAATACAGGCCCCTCTCTTTCAGCCCAGATGCTCCTGTCCCTTCCGGGCAAAAAATGCTCTCCAGGGCAGCTGCCTGGTATGTGGATGATATTCTCCGCACCCGACCGCCCCGCTCCGGCGTGGTGTCCAAGGGCATTCGGGGCAGCAGGATCCGCTATAAAACTGGGACCTCGTACGGTTACCGGGATGCCTGGGCTTTAGGCTATACCCCTGAAGGATATACGGTGGGAGTCTGGATCGGTCGCCCTGACTGGGGCTATGGCAAGGAGACCACTGGTGCTAACTCGGCTGTGCCGGTGCTGTTTCGGGTCTTTGCCGCTTTGAATACAATCCAGGAGCTGCAAGGAAATCAAGGGGAGGACAAGCGAATAAATAATCGCATCCCTGCCGAAGTCCTGCTTGTTCGCCATAATCAGCTGCCCCAGTATCTGCAATGGTTTTCCCGAACAGCAGGGCCGGGGCAGAGAGCAAACAAACCAAGGATCTACTTCCCGGTGGATGGGAGCAGCATGCAACTTGATCAGGAGCCCCTCCTTGCCCTTAAATCCCACGGTGGCACCCCACCCTTTTACTGGCTGGTCAACGGGCGACCGCTGGGCCGGGAGCATCGGGAGGCGATCACATCCTATACCCCTCAGGGACCGGGCTTAATGCAGATCACCCTGGTGGACAGTCGGGGAAAACGGGATACCGTCTCGGTGTGGTTGGCAGAAGAAGAGTCCCGCCTATAG
- a CDS encoding CotH kinase family protein has translation MRIFSKNRCLRTLSFLIFFLLYALQLSVWASKGEDLWKLTEEKIFNGQVHKIYIKMNQASWNQLHDDEKQHGCQKSDDVKWVHARSFVFDDIVFKNSALKVRGNSSRCIPRLQFKVDLTRIKKVSSRQGNEPWHEVHYDRATKKAIKKRDLFGLESLNLRRSFNDSTSENDSGNGMLARERVAAWSTAQVEQIHSTTLRGAPVYRTAYALVEFQLCADDQDKSCSHRFRRVYLVTESINKDFFRMRYDDKKPTFFAMSQACALMDNTGFNFYCLEPKYIEGKKFDEKDSRQRVTAQNYLTGPNGLRTRLKNADTPEKLAQVLDLNNIMNYAAVATTIGHWDSAYGNFNNDVLYFHQPSGKWKLITWDLDNTFDYDNKGGPDRSYDYTDVVSSQRPLFDKLFSFPTTNERTRQRMRDYLSLLYQGDDKGSGLLRDRIVSARDQEICPLNASVVPGERQNLQRAQEMLDYTRDRYQNLKGELSEQ, from the coding sequence ATGAGGATTTTTAGTAAAAATCGTTGTCTTCGCACTCTATCATTTCTCATTTTTTTCCTTCTCTATGCGTTGCAACTGTCGGTCTGGGCCAGCAAGGGTGAAGATCTTTGGAAACTAACCGAAGAAAAAATATTCAACGGTCAAGTCCATAAAATTTATATAAAGATGAACCAAGCGAGCTGGAACCAGCTCCACGACGACGAAAAGCAGCACGGTTGCCAAAAATCTGATGACGTGAAATGGGTGCATGCCCGCTCTTTTGTCTTCGATGACATAGTCTTTAAAAATTCTGCTCTTAAAGTCAGAGGAAACAGCTCCCGTTGTATTCCGCGCCTTCAATTCAAGGTAGATCTTACCCGCATAAAAAAAGTCTCTTCCCGGCAGGGTAACGAACCATGGCATGAGGTTCACTATGACAGAGCCACGAAAAAGGCAATCAAGAAAAGAGACCTCTTTGGTCTGGAATCGTTGAATTTACGTCGCAGTTTTAACGATTCAACCTCAGAGAATGATTCAGGAAACGGCATGTTGGCTCGGGAAAGAGTAGCTGCATGGTCGACTGCTCAAGTGGAACAGATTCACTCGACGACCTTACGCGGTGCTCCAGTCTACCGTACAGCCTACGCCTTGGTAGAATTTCAGCTCTGCGCAGATGATCAAGATAAGTCTTGCTCTCATCGCTTCCGCCGCGTCTATCTCGTGACAGAGTCCATAAACAAAGATTTCTTCCGTATGCGCTATGATGATAAAAAACCGACCTTCTTTGCTATGTCGCAGGCCTGTGCCCTCATGGACAACACCGGCTTCAATTTCTACTGTCTGGAACCAAAATACATAGAGGGGAAAAAATTCGACGAGAAAGACAGCAGGCAGCGAGTCACTGCCCAAAATTACCTGACGGGCCCTAACGGGCTGCGTACCCGCCTGAAAAATGCTGATACCCCGGAGAAGCTCGCACAGGTCTTGGATCTGAACAACATCATGAATTATGCTGCTGTGGCCACAACCATAGGACATTGGGACAGTGCTTATGGCAATTTCAATAACGACGTACTCTACTTCCACCAGCCAAGCGGCAAGTGGAAACTCATCACATGGGATCTCGACAATACGTTTGACTACGACAATAAGGGGGGCCCTGATCGGAGCTATGATTATACCGATGTTGTCAGCTCTCAACGCCCACTGTTTGATAAACTGTTCAGTTTCCCAACAACAAATGAGAGGACACGCCAACGTATGCGTGACTATTTATCGCTGCTCTATCAAGGAGACGATAAGGGAAGCGGCCTGCTCCGCGATCGTATTGTATCCGCAAGGGATCAAGAGATATGTCCACTGAATGCCTCGGTCGTGCCAGGAGAACGACAAAATCTACAGCGTGCCCAAGAGATGCTCGATTACACTCGAGATCGTTACCAGAACCTCAAGGGAGAACTATCTGAGCAGTGA